The Rhododendron vialii isolate Sample 1 chromosome 5a, ASM3025357v1 genome contains a region encoding:
- the LOC131325149 gene encoding zinc finger protein GIS2-like, with amino-acid sequence MSSDSMSRSRSRSRSRSPVDRKIRTSRYSHRDAPYRRERGGFSQNNLCKNCKRPGHYARECPNVAICHNCGLPGHIASECSTKSLCWNCREPGHMAGSCPNEGICHTCGKAGHHARDCSTPPMPPGDLRLCNNCFKQGHILAECTNEKACKNCRKTGHLARDCSNEPVCNLCNVVGHLARACPKANEIEERGGGARGGGGGGYRDIICRSCHQPGHMSRDCPGPLMICHNCGGRGHIAYECPSGRFMDRYPSGRFMDRFPRRY; translated from the exons ATGAGTTCAGACAGCATGAGTAGGAGCAGGAGccggagcaggagcaggagccCAGTGGATCGCAAGATCCGTACTAGTCGGTATTCCCACCGTGATGCACCTTACAGAAGGGAACGCGGGGGTTTCAG CCAGAACAATCTCTGCAAGAACTGCAAACGGCCAGGTCATTATGCCAGAGAATGCCCGAATGTGGCAATTTGTCACAATTGTGGTCTGCCAGG GCATATTGCATCCGAATGCTCCACAAAATCACTCTGTTGGAACTGCCGAGAGCCTGGTCACATGGCCGGCAGCTGTCCAAATGAGGGCATCTGCCACACCTGTGGTAAGGCGGGTCACCACGCAAGAGACTGTTCAACTCCCCCAATGCCACCTGGCGACCTGAGGCTGTGCAACAACTGCTTCAAGCAAGGCCACATTCTGGCGGAATGTACTAACGAAAAGGCGTGCAAGAACTGTAGGAAGACAGGTCACCTTGCACGCGATTGCTCCAACGAACCTGTTTGCAACTTGTGTAATGTGGTTGGCCACCTGGCAAGAGCATGCCCAAAGGCCAATGAAATCGAGGAGAGAGGTGGCGGAGcacgtggtggtggtggtggtggttatagAGACATTATATGCCGGAGTTGCCATCAACCGGGTCATATGAGCCGGGATTGTCCTGGCCCTTTGATGATCTGTCACAATTGTGGGGGAAGAGGACACATTGCTTACGAGTGTCCCTCTGGTAGGTTCATGGATCGCTACCCCTCCGGGAGGTTTATGGATCGCTTTCCCAGGAGATATTGA